One genomic region from Roseinatronobacter sp. S2 encodes:
- a CDS encoding TetR/AcrR family transcriptional regulator — protein MTDPRSKICAATAGLIAENGYASTSIQEVADAVGITKAGVYHYFRNKLALYETIALETLSDMLATVQKAVAQAHDHEGRLVAFMCAHAAFFEETGRAIWQVFSGLAARTTGNTQPPNWKRGILIFPSSKAF, from the coding sequence ATGACGGATCCGCGTAGCAAGATCTGCGCGGCGACGGCCGGTCTTATTGCCGAAAACGGCTATGCATCCACATCGATCCAGGAAGTTGCAGACGCGGTGGGTATCACCAAGGCAGGCGTGTATCACTACTTTAGAAACAAGTTGGCGTTATACGAAACCATCGCGCTCGAAACCCTTTCAGACATGCTGGCGACGGTACAGAAAGCCGTTGCTCAGGCGCATGATCACGAAGGGCGGCTGGTGGCGTTCATGTGCGCACATGCGGCGTTTTTCGAGGAAACCGGGCGCGCTATATGGCAAGTTTTTTCGGGTTTGGCGGCCAGAACAACAGGGAATACACAGCCGCCCAACTGGAAGCGCGGGATACTTATATTTCCTTCCTCGAAAGCCTTCTGA
- a CDS encoding acyl-CoA dehydrogenase family protein, translating into MASFFGFGGQNNREYTAAQLEARDTYISFLESLLTAAQKDGVIIQEAVPILSRGVLGMLNWMVRWYRPNGDLAAREIAERYAKVFWPQLAELGMLGLALPESAGGAGLGLREVLLFSRLIGRTGLPVPYVAAEVMAAPLLAELVAQPAVAPRLRGVLNGSLLVTLAFDGAAQVVASPVDDGFRLAGSRRVVAAGATADTVLIAAVTNGVPAIFMLNMHTAGLHRTPYLPPTPEAGAELTLDGVMLPFCALICKGEDAIKLISAAQARGRIGTAANMLGAMEALLDLTVDHLRTRHQFGQSLAAVQVLQHAAADMYVEIETARAMLDYGLGMILAPELVRDQALDAVKFKMNQAAKLVGESAVQLHGGIGMTEESLTGRVFARLTALRVTCGDSRACLSRLLAAERSLALS; encoded by the coding sequence ATGGCAAGTTTTTTCGGGTTTGGCGGCCAGAACAACAGGGAATACACAGCCGCCCAACTGGAAGCGCGGGATACTTATATTTCCTTCCTCGAAAGCCTTCTGACCGCCGCGCAAAAGGATGGTGTCATTATCCAAGAAGCGGTTCCTATCCTTTCTCGTGGTGTTCTTGGGATGCTGAACTGGATGGTGCGCTGGTATCGCCCAAACGGTGATCTGGCGGCCCGAGAGATCGCGGAGCGCTACGCCAAGGTGTTCTGGCCACAACTCGCTGAACTGGGGATGCTTGGCTTGGCATTGCCCGAAAGCGCCGGAGGGGCTGGGCTTGGGCTGCGGGAGGTGCTGTTGTTTTCGCGCCTGATTGGCCGGACAGGGCTGCCGGTTCCCTATGTCGCGGCCGAGGTGATGGCCGCACCGTTGCTTGCAGAACTTGTCGCCCAACCTGCCGTTGCGCCGCGCCTTCGGGGTGTGTTGAATGGCAGCCTGTTGGTGACGCTGGCCTTCGATGGCGCGGCGCAGGTCGTGGCTTCACCAGTGGACGACGGCTTCCGGCTGGCAGGCTCGCGACGGGTGGTTGCGGCGGGGGCTACGGCTGATACTGTTTTGATTGCGGCAGTGACAAACGGCGTTCCGGCGATTTTCATGCTCAATATGCACACGGCTGGCCTGCACCGCACACCATACCTGCCCCCAACACCAGAGGCCGGGGCGGAACTGACGCTTGACGGTGTGATGCTGCCTTTCTGTGCATTGATTTGCAAAGGCGAAGACGCAATCAAGCTGATCTCTGCGGCGCAGGCGCGGGGCCGGATTGGCACCGCCGCCAACATGCTGGGCGCGATGGAAGCACTGCTAGACCTGACCGTCGACCACCTGCGCACCCGCCACCAGTTTGGCCAGTCACTTGCCGCGGTTCAGGTGCTTCAGCATGCCGCCGCAGATATGTATGTCGAGATCGAGACGGCGCGCGCTATGCTTGATTACGGTCTTGGCATGATTCTGGCGCCAGAACTGGTCCGTGATCAGGCGCTGGACGCGGTCAAGTTCAAGATGAATCAGGCGGCAAAGCTGGTTGGCGAAAGCGCTGTCCAGCTACACGGTGGCATCGGGATGACCGAAGAGAGCCTGACCGGGCGTGTTTTCGCCAGACTTACAGCTCTGCGTGTCACTTGCGGTGACAGCCGGGCGTGTTTGTCGCGACTACTTGCCGCCGAACGCAGCCTTGCCCTGAGCTAG